The Actinosynnema mirum DSM 43827 genomic interval CGCCCGCCGCTTCCCGGCCGTGCGGCTGGAGACCGACCGGCTGTTCACCGGGCAGGACGGCGTGTACAGCGCGGCCGGGGTGACCGCCGCGCTGGACCTGTGCCTGCACCTGGTGGAGCTGGACCTGGGCGCCGGGGTCGCGGCGGCCACCGCCCGCTACCTGGTCGCGCCGATGCGGCGGGAGGGCGGCCAGTCGCAGTTCATCGACTACCGCACGCCCGCGCGGCCCGACGAGCTGGCCGCGACGCTGCGCTGGGCCGAGGAGCACCTGGCCGAGGACCTGACGCTGGCCGACCTGGCCAGGCACGCGGCGATGAGCCCGCGCACGTTCAGCCGCCGGTTCGCCGCGGGCGTGGGGACGACCCCGGTGCACTGGCTGCTGCGCACCCGCGTGCGCCGGGCGAAGGAGCTGCTGGAGGTGACCGACCTGCCGGTGGACCGGATCGCGCGCGAGGTGGGGTTCCGCTCGCCGAGCACGTTCCGGCACCACTTCGGCCGGTTCACCCGCACCACACCGCGCGAGTACCGGCGCTCGTTCAGCGGTGGGCGCGGGTAAGCGGGCCGCTGCGGAGAGCGCTTGCCCACCCGACCCATCTCACCCGTTCGTGGAGGGACGGCATCCACCTGGGGCACCCCGGTTTTGGCATCCTCTCCAGTGCGTCCCGGCGCGGGCCGGGCGACGCTGGGAGGAGGTTGGCGCAGGTGGAGGCGGGGCACGAGCGGGTGGAGGGCTCGCGGGAGGACGGGGGTGACGGGGGTCAGGTGGTGTTCGACAGCACCGACCTGGAGACCACCGAGGAGTTCCTGATCAAGCACTACGCGCCGCTGCGGATCGGCAGCTCGACGGGGCGGTCGGGGGCGCGCATCACCAGGGTGGCCGGTGGCGCCGTGAGCGCGGACGAGGTGGCGCTCACGTTCGACATGAACTACAGCGTGGAGCCGCTGGGCAAGATCTGCCTGTGCGACATCCGGACCGGCGTGATCGACCGGCACCGGCCCGCGGACTGGCGGGAGGCCGGGACGTTCGGGCCGGGCGACCTGTTCTCGTTCGCCCAGCCGGACCGGCCGTACCAGGGGCGCGCCCGCCAGGCGCGGTACAGCATCACGATGCTGGACCCGGCGCTGCTGAACCAGGTCGTCGGCGGCGAGGAGCAGGTGCGGCTGCTGGACCACCGCCCGGTCGACGCGGTGACCGCGGCGACCCTGCGGAGGGTGATCGACCACGTGCGGGACGACGTGCTGGCCGCGCCGGGGGCCACCGCGAGCCCGCTGCTGGTGGGGGCCGCGACCCGGTACCTGGCGGCGGCGGTGCTGGCGGCGTTCCCGACCACCGCGCCGGTCGGGCCGAGCGCGGCGGACAGCCGCGACGCGCACCCGCGCACGGTGCGCAGGGCGGTGGCGTTCATCGAGGCCAACGCGGGGCGGGACCTGAGCGCGGCGGAGATCGCGGCGGCGGCGCACGTGACGCCGCGCGCGATCCAGCTGGCGTTCCGCAGGCACCTGGGGACCACGCCGACCGCCTACCTGCGGCGGGTGCGGCTGGACGGGGCGCGGGCGCAGCTCCTGGCGGCGGAGCCGGGCAGCACGACGGTGACCGAGGTGGCGCTGCGGTGGGGGTACAGCAGGCCGGGGGTGTTCAGCACGCACTACCGGGAGGCGCACGGGGAGCCGCCGTCTCGGACGCTGCGGGGGCGGTGACCGGGCCGCTGGGGCGGTGACGGCGGGGCCGCGGCACCGGGGTGGGGGGCTTCCGGGGGACGCCGTCGCGGCTCAGCGCACCGTCACCGTGGTCGTCACGGGCAGCAGCTCGACCAGCGCCGCCGCGAAGAGCAGCAGCACGAACCCGCCCACCACGCACGCCACCAGGTGCCGCACCTTCGGCTCGCCCTTGACCCGCATCCCGAGCACCCCGCTGACCAGCGCGGCGAGCGCGGGGACGGGGGCGAGCGGGTAGAGCAGGACCAGGCTGGCCAGGGTGAGGGCGGTCAGCGCCAGCGACAGGCTGCCCCGGCTGGCCGACCGCCGGGAGGTCCGCTCGGGGGCTCGCTCGGCGTCGCTCACGTGGCCCCCCTTCTCCGGTCGACCCACCGTAGCAAAGCCACCCCGCCGGGCGACGGTCACCTGAGCGACCGTCACCCGAGCGACAGCGGGGGGTCGTGGGCCCGCACCGGCGGGAGCTCGCCGTCGTGCCGGGTGATCGCGACCGGCACGTGCGCCCCGCTGGTGGCCTGGGTGAGCGTGGAGGTGGGGGCGTCGCGGGTGAGCACGTTGACGTTGCCCGCGACGCAGTCGGCCACGTGCGGCGCGCTCGGGTCGCACCAGGCGCCGGTATGCATCCGGGCGACACCGGGCAGCAGCCCGTCGTCCAGCGCGACCCCGGCGAGCAGGCTGCCCTGCGGGCTGCGCACGAGCGCGACATCACCGGCGCGCAGACCGCGCGCGCGGGCGTCGGCCGGGTTGAGCCGCACCGGTTCCCGCCCCGCGCTGCGCAGCAGCGCGAGACCACGAACCGCCGCACCGCGGTTCCCCGTCGGAGCTCAGCGGGTTTGTTCTTTTGATTGGCCGGGCCCCCAGCGTGCCCGGCGACGTCCGGCAGCCCGAACCCGGCGATCACGGCCGAGACCAGCTCCAGCTTCCCGCTGGGCGTGTCCAGCGGGAACCGCTCCGGATCGGCGCGGAAGTCGGTGAACACCGCGTCCCGGTACGGCTCGGCGCGCAGGTCGACGCCGCCGTCGCGCCAGAACCGGTCGAACGACGGCGCGGGCGGCGAGCCGGGCGCGGCCCGCCACCGCTCGTGGATCCGCTCCAGCCAGCCGCGCGAGTCGAGCCCCTCGGTGAACGCCTCCCCCCGCGCCGAGCCGCTCCGCGAGCCGCGCGTGGATCCAGAACTCCTCGCGGGCCTGCCCGACCGGTTCCAGCACCCGCCGCACCGCCCGCAGCCGCCGGTCCCCCGCGCCCGCCGCGAGGTCGTCGCGCTCCAGGCTGCTCGCGGCCGGGAGCACCACGTCGGCGTGCCGGGCGGTGGCGGTCCAGTGCGTCTCGTCCACCACCGTGGTGTCCACTGTGGACATAGCGCGCAGCAACCGCTTGAGGTCCTGGTGGTGGTGGAACGGGTTGCCACCGGCCCAGTGGACGAGCCGGGTGTCGGGGAAGCGCACGACGCCGCCGTCGTACGGGATCGTCGCGCCGGGGTCGAGCAGCAGGTCGCTGATCCTGGCGCACGGAATGAAGTCCGGCACCGGGTTGCTCCCCTGCGGGAAGGTCGGCAGCGGCGGTCCCGCCACGCCCACGCCGTAGTCGCCCATCGAGCCGAACCCGTGCGCGAACCCGCCGCCGGGCGACCCGATCCGCCCGAGGAACGCCGCGAGGGTCAGCGCCGCGAACACCGCCTGCTCCCCGCGCTCCCCGCGCTGCGCGGCGTACGCGACGTTGACCAGGGTCCGCCCGCGCGCCATCCGCCGCGCCAGGTCCCGGATCACCGGCGCGGGCGTCCGGCTGATCCGCTCGCCCACTCCGGGGTCTTGGGCGCCCCGTCGTCCCGCCCCGACACGTGCGCGCGCACCACGTCGGCCCCGACCGCGCAGCGGGCCAGGAACTCGTCGTCCGCCAAGCCCTCCACCACCAGCACGTGGATCAGCGCGAGGGACACGGCGGTGTCCGTGCCGGGCAGGACGCCGACCCACTCGGCGCCCAGCCCGTCCCACGCGTCGTCGCGCCACGCCGACAGGCTCACCACCTCCGTGGTCCTGGCGGCGGCGCGGGCGAGGGCGGAGCCGAGGTGCCTGCTGTGCCCGCCGGGCGCCACCCAGGTGTTGGAGCGGCGAAGCCCGCCGAAGGTGACGAGCAGGTCGGTGTGCGCGGCGATGTGCTGCCAGGACGCGGGCCTGCGGCGCAGGTCGAGCGCGGCGGCGCCGCCGATCAGGCGCGGCAGCAGCACCAGGCTCGCGCCCCTGCTGTAGTCGCCGACCGACCGCGTGCACCCGCCGGTGACGTTGAGGAACCGGTGCAGCTGGCTCTGCGCGTGGTGCAGCCTTCCCGCGCTGCCCCACCCGTAGGAGCCGCCGAACACCGCGCTGGGGCCGTGCTCGGCGCGCACCCGCCGCAGCTCCCCGGCGACCAGGTCGAGCGCGGTGTCCCAGTCGACCTCGACGTGCTCGTCGCCGGGGTCGCCGCGCCGCCCGTCCGGTCCGGGCCCGTTCTCCAGCCGGCGCCGCCGCACGGCGGGCCGGGTGACCCGCGAGCGGTGCCGGTAGGCGTCGACGTTGCCGATCGCGGGCGAGGCGTCGGGGTCGTCGGGGTGCGGGCGCGCGGTGAGCCCGTCGCCGTCGACCTCCACCAGGCAGGAACCCCAGTGCGCGCTGGTCTCCCGGCTCTGCCCCATCAACCGCTCCCACCCGTTGGACACCGGTCCGCCCCCTGGCCGACGGTACCGACTCACGGCCGTGACCAGCGCTTTCAGCTCATCGGCATCCTCGATGGGTACCCATCCCGTTTTCATCTTGGACCGTGCTCACGACCCGCTCCTACGTTCGTGCCGTGCCCGAGCGCCCACCGCACGCCCACTAGAGGAGCACCCCCGTGAACACGTCCCGCCCGTCCCCCCGCCGCCGATCCCCCCGCCGCGCCCTGCGGCTCGTCGCGGGCCTCGTGGCCGCCGCCGCGCTGGCCGCCTGCGGTTCCGGCGTCGCGGCGCGGCAGGGCGGTTCGGGTGAGCCGAGGCAGGGCGGGGACCTGACGTTCCTGATCGACTCGCTCGGCGACACCTGGATCCCCAACAACAGCGCCATCTCCAGCTTCCAGGGCCACATCTGGGGGCACGTCACCGACAAGCTCGTCTACGTCGACGAGAACGGCACGACCAGCCCGTGGGTCGCCCGCGAGTGGGAGCAGAACGAGACCGCGACCGAGTTCACCCTGAGGCTGCGCGAGGGCGTCACGTTCTCCGACGGCACGCCGCTGGACGCGAGCGCCGTGGTCGCGAACCTGGACGTCTGGTCGAAGGGCGCGCCGGACAAGGGGATCAACCCGATCGGCCTGTTCCCGAAGACCTACCAGCGGGCCGAGGCGGTGGACGCCACCACGGTCAAGGTGCTCTTCTCCGCGCCCACGCTGGGGTTCGTCCCGACCCTGGGCTACCACGGGTCGATCCTGATCTCTCCGAAGACGCTGGCGCTGCCCGCCGAGGAGCAGGCGGACCTGTCCAACGACATCGGCAGCGGCCCGTTCACCGTCGAGTCGTGGAAGCAGGGCGACAGCGTCGTGCTGAAGAAGCGCCCCGACTACGACTGGGCTCCGGAGGCCCTGGACCACAGCGGTCCGGCGCGGTTGGAGTCGATCACGTACAAGATCGTGGCCGAGCCGTCGCTGCGCACCGCGGCCGTGCGGTCGAACCAGGCGGACGTGGCGTACAACCCGTCGCCGCAGGAGCTGGCCTCGTTCAAGGCGCAGGGCTTCACCACCGCGGCGCCGCGCTACCTGGGGTTCGTGAGCGGGTTCGCGATCAACACCAAGGTCGCGCCGTACGACGACCCGAGGGTGCGGCAGGCGCTCCAGCACGGCATCGACCGCCAGGAGATCATCTCGACGGTCTACACCGAGGACTGGCTGCCCGCGAAGTCGTTCTTCCAGTCCACCGTGCCCGGCGCGACCGACCGCAGCGCGGACTTCGCGTTCGACGCGGCCAAGTCCGCGAAGCTGCTCGACGAGGCCGGGTGGGCCGAGGGCGCGGACGGGCTGAGGTCCAAGGACGGCAAGGCGCTCGAGCTGACGCTGTACCCGAACCCGTACCTGGCGACCTCGAAGTCGGTGGACGAGCTGGTGGCCCAGCAGCTGCGCGAGCTCGGCTTCACGGTGAGCATCCAGGCGTTCGACGTGGTGACCTACGGCGAGCGGGTCAAGTTCAACAGCCCCAGCGTGGCCGCCTACGAGGTGACCCGCAGCATCATCGACGCGGGCACGGTCGCGGGCGTGCTGACCGACGCCAACCGGGGCGAGAACTGGTTCGGGCTCGGGCAGTCCGACCCGGAGCTGGTGCGGCTGAGCGCGGCGGTCGCCGGGTCGTCCAGCACCGAGGAGCGCGCGCCGCTGCTCGACGAGCTGCAGGAGCACGTGCTCCAGCAGGGCTACTTCATCCCGCTGACCCAGATCGTGCAGCGCCTCTACGTGCAGTCGCCGAAGCTGCAGGGCGTGACCTACAACGGGGTCGCGTACGCCAACTACTACACCGCCTGGCTGGGCGAGTGAGCGGCGGCTACGGCAGGTACGCGGCGGGGAGGGTCGCGCAGGCGGCCGTGGTGGTGCTGCTGGCCTACGCGTTCACGTTCGTCGTGATCAGCGTGCTGCCCGGCGACCCGGTGACCTCCACCCTGCGCGACCCGCAGAACGGGTTCACCGAGGAGGAGATCGCCGCGATCGTCGCCTACTACGGGCTGGACCGGCCGGTGCACGAGCAGCTGTGGGAGTCGCTGACCCGGTTCCTGGTCGGGGACTTCGGGGTCTCGCTGCGCTCGGGGCTGCCGGTGGCGGACCTGGTCGGCGAGGTGCTGTGGTCGACGGTCGTGCTGGCGCTGTCCGCGCTGGTGGTGGCGCTGGTGCTGGCGTTCGCGGTCGCGGCCGGTGTCCGGTGCCTGCCGCGGGGGCAGGGCGTGCTGCGGGCGTTCCCGTCGCTGTTCCTGTCGGTGCCCAACTTCGTGATCGGGCTGCTGCTGATCAACGTCTTCGCGTTCCAGCTGGGCCTGTTCCGGGTGATCGACTCGGAGGGCCCGACGGCGACGCTGTTCGCCGCGATCGCGCTGGGCATCCCGGTGTCGGCGCAGGTGGCTGAGGTGCTGATCGCGAACCTGGACCACGAGTCGGACCAGGAGTACGCGGCGGTGGCCCGCTCGCGGGGCCTCGGGCGCACGGCGCTGCTGCTGCGGCACCTGCTCAAGCCCTCGTCGCTGCCGGTGGTGACGGTGGTCGCGCTGACCGTCGGGGAGCTGCTGGGCGGCGCGGTGATCACGGAGAAGATCTTCGGGCGTACGGGGGTCGGGTCGCTGGTGGAGCGGTCGGTGACGACGCAGGACCTGCCGGTGCTGCAAGCGGTCGTGGCGCTGGCGGCGGTGGTGTTCGTGGTGGTGAACCTGGTGGCCGACCTGGTGCACCCGCTGCTGGACCCGCGCGTGCGGGTCGGCGCGGCGGCGGCGCGCGAGCGGGCGGGGGTGGCGCGGTGAGCGTCTCCGCGGTCACGGCCACGCGGCCGAAGGCGTTGCGCCGCAGCGCGTCCCGGTTGCCGGTGACGGTGCTGCTGTCGTTCGCGGTGGTGGCGCTGGTGCTGGCCTGGTCGGTGCTGCCGGGGGTGTTCACCTCGGCGAGCCCGGTGGACGGGGCGCCCGCCGACAAGTTCCTGCCGCCGGGCTGGGAGCACTGGTTCGGCACCGACCACCTGGGGCGCGACCTGTTCACCCGCGTCGTGCACGGCACGGCGTCGTCGGTGTCCAGCGCGCTGATCGCGGTCGGCATCGGCGTGCTGGCCGGTGGCCTGGTGGGGCTGGTGGCCGGGTTCCTCGGCGGCTGGGTGGACGCGGTGCTGGCCAGGCTGGTCGACGTGCTGCTGGCGATCCCGTCGTTCCTGCTGGCGGTGGTCGTGGTCAGCGCGCTCGGCTTCCAGACCGTGAACGCCGCGATCGCGACCGGGGTGTCGGCGGTCGGGGTGTTCGCCAGGGTGATGCGCGCCGAGGTGATCAAGACCCGGCGGGCGGTGTTCATCGAGTCCTCGCACCTGCAGGGCGGGTCGCGCCGGCACGTGCTGCTGCGGCACGTGCTGCCCAACGCGTCGCGCTCGGTGCTGACCCTGGCGGTGCTCCAGTTCGGGCTGTCCGTGCTGGTGATCGCGGGGCTGGCGTTCCTGGGCTACGGCGACCCGCCGCCCGCGTCCGACTGGGGCCTGCTGGTCTCGGTCGGCAAGGACTTCCCGCTGGCCCCGTGGCTGGTCACCGCGCCCGCGCTGGTGATCATCACGACCGTCCTCTCCGTGAACAGGATCAGCCGATGGCTCCGCAGGACAGACTGACCCCGGACCACCCAGGGGTGATCACCGACCAGCTGCTCAAGGTCGAAGGGCTTTCCGTCTCGTACGGCGGGAACGAGGTCGTGTCCGATGTGGACTTCGACCTGGCTCGGGGCCGCTCGCTCGCGCTGATCGGCGAGTCCGGCTCCGGCAAGTCCACGATCGCCCGCGCGGTGCTGCGGCTGCTGCCGCAGGGCGTGGGGCGGGCGACCGGGCGGGTCGAGTTCGAGGGCCGCGACGTGCTCTCGTTGCCGGAGCGGGGTTTCCGCCCGCTGCGCGGCAGGCGGATCGGGTTCGTCCCGCAGGACCCGGCCAGCTCGCTCAACCCGGTGCGCACGATCGGCGCGCAGGCGCTGGAGGCCGCGGCCCTGCTGGACGGGGACGTGGACCGGCGCGCGGCGGTGCTGGAGGTGTTGGCGCAGGTCGGCCTGGACGAGCCGCGCCGGGTGTTCGACTCCTACCCGCACCAGCTGTCCGGCGGGATGCTCCAGCGGGTGCTGATCGGGCTGACCGTGCTGCCCAGGCCCGCGCTGGTCGTGGCGGACGAGCCGACGTCGGCGCTGGACGTGACGATCCAGAAGCGCGTGCTGGACCTGCTCGGGAACCTGGGGCGGGAGCTGGACATCGGGCTGCTGCTGATCACCCACGACCTGGCGGTGGCGGCCGAGCGGGCGGACTCGCTGGTGGTGCTCAAGGACGGGCGGGTGCGCGAGTCCGGGCCGACGGCGGAGGTGTTCGACTCGCCGTCGCAGGAGTACACGCGGCGGCTGCGCGCGGACGTGCCCGCGCTGAACCCCGACCGGCACGCGGACGCCCGCGCGAGGGCCGCCGCGTCGGCCGGGCCGCCGAAGATCGAGGTGTCCGGGGTGGTGAAGTCGTTCGGGTCGCTGCGCGCGGTGGACGGCGTGTCGTTCACCGTCCCGGCCGGGACCACGCACGCGCTGGTGGGCGAGTCCGGGTCGGGCAAGACGACCACGATCCGCCTGCTGCTCGGGCTGGAGGAGCCGGACGAGGGCGGTGTCCGGGTGGCGGGCGAGGAGGTGGCGGGGCGCTCGCACGCGTCGCTGCGGGCGCTGCGGCGGCACCTGCAGCTGGTGTACCAGAACCCGTTCACCTCGCTGGACCCGACGTGGACCGTGCAGCGGCTGGTGGGCGAGTCGCTGGGCCGGTTCAAGGTGGGGACGCGGCGCGAGCGGGAGCTGCGGGTGCTGGAGGCGCTGCGGGCGGTCGGGCTGGACGAGGGGGTGCGCGGGCGCAGGCCGGGCACGCTCTCGGGCGGGCAGCGGCAGCGGGTGGCGCTGGCCAGGTCGCTGGTGCTGCGGCCGGACGTGGTGGTGCTGGACGAGCCGACGTCGGCGCTGGACGTGAGCGTGCAGGCGGGGATCGTGGAGGTGCTGCTGGAGCTCCAGGCGGAGCTGGGGCTGACGTACGTGTTCGTGTCGCACGACCTGGCGCTGGTGCGGCAGCTGGCGCACACGGTGTC includes:
- a CDS encoding GlxA family transcriptional regulator, with amino-acid sequence MHRVAVLAQDDVVGIELATAVQVFEIANFKRGAPAYRVGVVGSREWAPSAALTGPPSFSVRAEHDWSWADGADTVVVPATGGSLDPPPARVRDLLLAAHERGARVASLCVGAFTVAATGLMDGRPATTHWHFADEFARRFPAVRLETDRLFTGQDGVYSAAGVTAALDLCLHLVELDLGAGVAAATARYLVAPMRREGGQSQFIDYRTPARPDELAATLRWAEEHLAEDLTLADLARHAAMSPRTFSRRFAAGVGTTPVHWLLRTRVRRAKELLEVTDLPVDRIAREVGFRSPSTFRHHFGRFTRTTPREYRRSFSGGRG
- a CDS encoding helix-turn-helix domain-containing protein, yielding MEAGHERVEGSREDGGDGGQVVFDSTDLETTEEFLIKHYAPLRIGSSTGRSGARITRVAGGAVSADEVALTFDMNYSVEPLGKICLCDIRTGVIDRHRPADWREAGTFGPGDLFSFAQPDRPYQGRARQARYSITMLDPALLNQVVGGEEQVRLLDHRPVDAVTAATLRRVIDHVRDDVLAAPGATASPLLVGAATRYLAAAVLAAFPTTAPVGPSAADSRDAHPRTVRRAVAFIEANAGRDLSAAEIAAAAHVTPRAIQLAFRRHLGTTPTAYLRRVRLDGARAQLLAAEPGSTTVTEVALRWGYSRPGVFSTHYREAHGEPPSRTLRGR
- a CDS encoding molybdopterin dinucleotide binding domain-containing protein; this translates as MRLNPADARARGLRAGDVALVRSPQGSLLAGVALDDGLLPGVARMHTGAWCDPSAPHVADCVAGNVNVLTRDAPTSTLTQATSGAHVPVAITRHDGELPPVRAHDPPLSLG
- a CDS encoding molybdopterin-dependent oxidoreductase, which codes for MGERISRTPAPVIRDLARRMARGRTLVNVAYAAQRGERGEQAVFAALTLAAFLGRIGSPGGGFAHGFGSMGDYGVGVAGPPLPTFPQGSNPVPDFIPCARISDLLLDPGATIPYDGGVVRFPDTRLVHWAGGNPFHHHQDLKRLLRAMSTVDTTVVDETHWTATARHADVVLPAASSLERDDLAAGAGDRRLRAVRRVLEPVGQAREEFWIHARLAERLGAGGGVHRGARLARLAGADPRAVAGRARLAARAVVRPVLARRRRRPARRAVPGRGVHRLPRRSGAVPAGHAQREAGAGLGRDRRVRAAGRRRARWGPGQSKEQTR
- a CDS encoding molybdopterin-dependent oxidoreductase, encoding MGQSRETSAHWGSCLVEVDGDGLTARPHPDDPDASPAIGNVDAYRHRSRVTRPAVRRRRLENGPGPDGRRGDPGDEHVEVDWDTALDLVAGELRRVRAEHGPSAVFGGSYGWGSAGRLHHAQSQLHRFLNVTGGCTRSVGDYSRGASLVLLPRLIGGAAALDLRRRPASWQHIAAHTDLLVTFGGLRRSNTWVAPGGHSRHLGSALARAAARTTEVVSLSAWRDDAWDGLGAEWVGVLPGTDTAVSLALIHVLVVEGLADDEFLARCAVGADVVRAHVSGRDDGAPKTPEWASGSAGRPRR
- a CDS encoding ABC transporter substrate-binding protein; protein product: MNTSRPSPRRRSPRRALRLVAGLVAAAALAACGSGVAARQGGSGEPRQGGDLTFLIDSLGDTWIPNNSAISSFQGHIWGHVTDKLVYVDENGTTSPWVAREWEQNETATEFTLRLREGVTFSDGTPLDASAVVANLDVWSKGAPDKGINPIGLFPKTYQRAEAVDATTVKVLFSAPTLGFVPTLGYHGSILISPKTLALPAEEQADLSNDIGSGPFTVESWKQGDSVVLKKRPDYDWAPEALDHSGPARLESITYKIVAEPSLRTAAVRSNQADVAYNPSPQELASFKAQGFTTAAPRYLGFVSGFAINTKVAPYDDPRVRQALQHGIDRQEIISTVYTEDWLPAKSFFQSTVPGATDRSADFAFDAAKSAKLLDEAGWAEGADGLRSKDGKALELTLYPNPYLATSKSVDELVAQQLRELGFTVSIQAFDVVTYGERVKFNSPSVAAYEVTRSIIDAGTVAGVLTDANRGENWFGLGQSDPELVRLSAAVAGSSSTEERAPLLDELQEHVLQQGYFIPLTQIVQRLYVQSPKLQGVTYNGVAYANYYTAWLGE
- a CDS encoding ABC transporter permease, producing MSGGYGRYAAGRVAQAAVVVLLAYAFTFVVISVLPGDPVTSTLRDPQNGFTEEEIAAIVAYYGLDRPVHEQLWESLTRFLVGDFGVSLRSGLPVADLVGEVLWSTVVLALSALVVALVLAFAVAAGVRCLPRGQGVLRAFPSLFLSVPNFVIGLLLINVFAFQLGLFRVIDSEGPTATLFAAIALGIPVSAQVAEVLIANLDHESDQEYAAVARSRGLGRTALLLRHLLKPSSLPVVTVVALTVGELLGGAVITEKIFGRTGVGSLVERSVTTQDLPVLQAVVALAAVVFVVVNLVADLVHPLLDPRVRVGAAAARERAGVAR
- a CDS encoding ABC transporter permease, with amino-acid sequence MSVSAVTATRPKALRRSASRLPVTVLLSFAVVALVLAWSVLPGVFTSASPVDGAPADKFLPPGWEHWFGTDHLGRDLFTRVVHGTASSVSSALIAVGIGVLAGGLVGLVAGFLGGWVDAVLARLVDVLLAIPSFLLAVVVVSALGFQTVNAAIATGVSAVGVFARVMRAEVIKTRRAVFIESSHLQGGSRRHVLLRHVLPNASRSVLTLAVLQFGLSVLVIAGLAFLGYGDPPPASDWGLLVSVGKDFPLAPWLVTAPALVIITTVLSVNRISRWLRRTD
- a CDS encoding dipeptide ABC transporter ATP-binding protein → MAPQDRLTPDHPGVITDQLLKVEGLSVSYGGNEVVSDVDFDLARGRSLALIGESGSGKSTIARAVLRLLPQGVGRATGRVEFEGRDVLSLPERGFRPLRGRRIGFVPQDPASSLNPVRTIGAQALEAAALLDGDVDRRAAVLEVLAQVGLDEPRRVFDSYPHQLSGGMLQRVLIGLTVLPRPALVVADEPTSALDVTIQKRVLDLLGNLGRELDIGLLLITHDLAVAAERADSLVVLKDGRVRESGPTAEVFDSPSQEYTRRLRADVPALNPDRHADARARAAASAGPPKIEVSGVVKSFGSLRAVDGVSFTVPAGTTHALVGESGSGKTTTIRLLLGLEEPDEGGVRVAGEEVAGRSHASLRALRRHLQLVYQNPFTSLDPTWTVQRLVGESLGRFKVGTRRERELRVLEALRAVGLDEGVRGRRPGTLSGGQRQRVALARSLVLRPDVVVLDEPTSALDVSVQAGIVEVLLELQAELGLTYVFVSHDLALVRQLAHTVSVLHRGRVVEDGPVEAVLGAPEHEYARALVESIPALRSSAGPRTGAP